A section of the Thermotoga caldifontis AZM44c09 genome encodes:
- the glyS gene encoding glycine--tRNA ligase subunit beta gives MENWVLFELGVEELPASEMDSIKQQLSELVPNLLNEARVGFGSYEVFVTNRRIAVRLQNVADRQQDMVIEKRGPSETVAFLNGQPTKALLGFLSSNGASLEDVFVKDGYVHVRKFVEGKHIRQIIPEVLVKLVAGLKFTKPMCWGNGNFEFVRPAKWVLALLNNEPIPLEVFGKRSDKRTMSHPYLEKWIDVEHPKDYVELLRENLVLVEESERKKSIERQLAEIEKEFALVCERDPALIEKVCKITEWPEAIVGKFSEKYLQLPQELITVTVKHHLSAFSTSRDGKLTCYFVAFIDRPKNDSHIIVKGYENVVNARLEDARYYFDIDRKYRLEDFNDKLKQIVFQKELGTLYDKVLRIKSLVRYLVEKLSKRSILDKALRAAELSKADTATHVVYEFPELQGVIGRIYAELDGEDRSVAFALQDQYSQEPESELGALIGVCDRVDTIVGNIAIGNLPSGSKDPYGLRTKADTIYWSIVRFGWDIDLSELLLEAARHLNVEFDEDKLFEFMKSRFYAFLISQDLPFDIARSVNHLWSRPLRGHLSARSLMKACQSEDFNNVAIGFERVHNITKNHDNKHFDGALFEEQAEIDLLNQFVSVKPRVIESISKLDYDEAIRYLSSLKPYIDRYFDEVFVMVDREDIRRNRLGFLKNIDELFMLVGDLTHLVRRD, from the coding sequence ATGGAAAACTGGGTCTTGTTCGAACTCGGTGTCGAAGAACTGCCCGCGAGTGAGATGGACTCGATAAAGCAACAGCTGAGCGAGCTCGTTCCAAATCTGCTCAACGAGGCCCGTGTAGGCTTTGGTTCGTACGAGGTGTTCGTGACGAACCGAAGGATCGCCGTGCGTTTGCAAAACGTTGCGGATAGACAGCAGGATATGGTGATAGAAAAACGTGGACCATCGGAAACAGTTGCGTTCTTGAATGGTCAGCCGACGAAGGCACTCCTTGGGTTTCTATCGTCGAATGGAGCCAGTTTGGAAGACGTCTTCGTGAAAGATGGGTACGTACACGTAAGGAAGTTCGTTGAAGGTAAGCACATACGGCAGATAATTCCCGAGGTGCTCGTTAAGCTCGTGGCTGGGTTGAAATTCACCAAACCGATGTGCTGGGGAAATGGAAACTTTGAATTCGTCAGACCTGCCAAATGGGTTCTTGCGTTGCTGAACAACGAGCCGATCCCCTTAGAAGTTTTCGGCAAGAGATCCGATAAGCGCACCATGTCTCACCCTTATTTAGAGAAGTGGATCGATGTCGAGCATCCAAAGGATTACGTTGAGTTGTTGAGAGAGAACCTGGTGCTCGTCGAAGAGAGTGAGAGGAAAAAATCGATCGAAAGACAGCTGGCTGAGATAGAAAAGGAATTCGCACTCGTTTGTGAAAGAGACCCTGCTCTCATCGAAAAGGTTTGCAAGATCACGGAATGGCCGGAGGCCATCGTCGGAAAATTCAGCGAGAAATATCTGCAGTTACCTCAAGAGCTGATAACAGTCACTGTGAAGCACCATTTGAGCGCTTTCTCAACGAGCAGAGACGGTAAACTCACCTGCTACTTCGTCGCTTTCATCGACAGGCCGAAAAACGATTCTCACATCATCGTGAAAGGTTACGAGAACGTGGTGAACGCGAGGCTTGAAGACGCCCGTTACTACTTCGATATAGATAGAAAGTACAGACTCGAAGATTTCAACGATAAGCTGAAGCAGATAGTCTTTCAAAAAGAGCTCGGAACGCTGTACGACAAGGTGCTTCGCATCAAGTCCTTGGTCCGTTACCTCGTCGAGAAGCTGTCTAAACGTTCCATCCTCGACAAGGCTCTGCGTGCCGCTGAGCTGAGCAAAGCTGACACGGCGACGCATGTCGTGTACGAATTTCCGGAGCTGCAGGGTGTCATCGGAAGGATCTACGCGGAGTTGGATGGCGAGGACAGATCCGTTGCGTTCGCCCTGCAGGACCAGTACTCGCAGGAACCTGAGAGCGAACTCGGTGCACTGATCGGTGTGTGCGATAGGGTAGATACCATCGTGGGCAACATCGCGATAGGTAATCTGCCCAGTGGGTCGAAGGATCCCTACGGTTTGAGGACCAAAGCTGACACGATCTACTGGTCGATCGTTCGTTTCGGGTGGGACATCGATCTTTCAGAACTGCTGCTCGAGGCGGCGAGACATCTGAATGTGGAGTTCGATGAAGACAAATTGTTCGAATTCATGAAATCGCGCTTCTACGCCTTTCTCATATCTCAAGACTTACCGTTCGACATCGCGCGCTCCGTGAACCATCTCTGGTCCAGACCTCTGCGCGGTCATCTGTCTGCCAGATCTCTCATGAAGGCGTGCCAAAGTGAGGATTTCAACAACGTCGCCATAGGTTTTGAAAGGGTGCACAACATCACAAAGAATCACGACAATAAGCACTTCGACGGTGCCCTTTTCGAAGAACAGGCAGAGATAGACCTGTTGAACCAGTTCGTATCCGTAAAGCCGAGAGTGATAGAAAGTATATCGAAACTCGACTACGACGAAGCGATCAGATACCTATCCTCTCTGAAACCCTACATAGACAGGTACTTCGACGAAGTGTTCGTCATGGTCGATCGTGAGGACATCAGGCGCAACAGGCTCGGTTTCCTCAAGAATATCGACGAACTGTTCATGCTCGTTGGCGATCTGACACACCTTGTGAGAAGAGATTGA
- the guaB gene encoding IMP dehydrogenase produces MRYEEALTFDDVLLVPQYSDVLPSEVDVRTRLVKDVWINIPLISAAMDTVTEAALAKALAREGGVGVIHRNMSIEEQAHQVSIVKRAENGVIYDPITVGPEESVEQALRLMSTYKIGGLPVVDEHMKLLGLITNRDIRFETDLSKPVKLLMTPRSKLIVAKPNVSLEEAKQILHRYRIEKLPLVDDGDRLVGLITIKDIMSVIEHPNAARDSKGRLIVGAAVGTGDDVLARVQALKDAQVDFIVVDTAHGHSKKVIETVKKIKQNFPNLPLVAGNVATAEAVKALVEAGADGVKVGVGPGSICTTRVVAGVGVPQFTAIVECARVARELGVTLIADGGIRYSGDIVKALAAGADSVMIGSIFAGTEEAPGETILYQGRKYKAYRGMGSESAMRKGSADRYFQSGNAKLVPEGVEGMVPYKGTVKDVVHQLVGGLKSGMGYVGARNLDELRKKAKFVRVTLAGLRESHPHDIIITREAPNYWTSSSQE; encoded by the coding sequence TTGAGATACGAAGAAGCTCTCACGTTCGATGATGTTCTTCTGGTTCCTCAGTACAGCGACGTGTTGCCATCCGAGGTCGACGTGAGGACCAGACTCGTCAAAGACGTGTGGATCAACATTCCACTGATCAGCGCGGCCATGGACACCGTGACCGAAGCGGCACTCGCCAAGGCGCTGGCCCGTGAGGGTGGCGTGGGTGTCATACACAGAAATATGTCCATAGAGGAACAGGCGCACCAGGTCAGCATCGTCAAGAGAGCCGAGAATGGGGTCATTTACGATCCGATCACGGTGGGTCCGGAGGAAAGCGTGGAACAGGCTTTGAGGCTGATGTCCACGTACAAGATAGGTGGCCTGCCAGTCGTGGATGAACACATGAAACTCCTGGGCCTCATAACGAACAGGGACATCAGGTTCGAAACCGATCTTTCCAAACCCGTTAAGTTGCTCATGACTCCTCGATCCAAACTCATCGTTGCAAAGCCAAACGTCAGTCTGGAAGAAGCCAAACAGATACTCCACAGATACAGGATCGAAAAACTTCCCCTCGTGGATGACGGAGACAGACTGGTGGGACTCATAACGATCAAAGACATCATGAGTGTGATCGAACATCCCAACGCGGCGCGCGACAGCAAAGGTAGACTCATCGTTGGTGCAGCCGTTGGAACGGGCGACGATGTGCTTGCGAGGGTTCAGGCCTTGAAAGATGCGCAGGTCGATTTCATAGTCGTCGATACGGCACACGGTCATTCGAAGAAAGTCATTGAAACCGTGAAGAAGATAAAGCAGAACTTTCCAAACCTGCCCTTGGTTGCGGGAAACGTTGCCACCGCTGAAGCTGTCAAAGCTCTTGTCGAAGCCGGCGCCGATGGAGTGAAAGTGGGAGTGGGGCCAGGTTCGATCTGCACCACGCGCGTCGTGGCGGGCGTGGGCGTTCCACAGTTCACAGCGATCGTGGAGTGCGCGAGGGTGGCAAGGGAACTCGGGGTGACACTGATAGCCGATGGAGGCATCAGATACTCTGGAGACATCGTCAAGGCGTTGGCCGCCGGTGCCGATTCGGTCATGATCGGCAGCATATTCGCTGGAACCGAAGAGGCACCGGGAGAAACGATCCTGTACCAGGGACGCAAATACAAAGCTTACCGTGGTATGGGCAGCGAGTCGGCCATGAGAAAGGGTAGTGCGGACAGGTACTTTCAGAGCGGAAACGCGAAGTTGGTGCCCGAAGGTGTCGAAGGCATGGTGCCCTACAAAGGAACCGTGAAAGACGTCGTGCACCAGCTCGTTGGTGGTTTGAAATCCGGGATGGGTTACGTCGGCGCTCGGAATCTCGACGAACTGAGGAAGAAAGCAAAATTCGTGAGGGTAACTCTTGCAGGTTTGAGAGAAAGTCACCCTCACGACATAATAATCACGCGGGAGGCACCTAACTACTGGACGTCTTCCTCTCAGGAATGA
- a CDS encoding acylphosphatase, producing MKAIFVKIFGHVQGVGFRHFTYKIAKRLSIKGYVRNAEDGTVEIHAEGDEKNLEQFLIQVSRGPVMAVVIDIRVEETSVQGYEDFEIVY from the coding sequence TTGAAGGCGATCTTTGTGAAAATCTTCGGCCACGTTCAGGGGGTAGGTTTCAGACACTTCACTTACAAGATAGCGAAAAGATTGAGCATAAAAGGTTATGTGAGAAACGCTGAGGACGGTACGGTGGAAATCCACGCGGAAGGGGATGAGAAAAATCTAGAACAGTTTCTAATCCAGGTGAGCAGAGGACCGGTCATGGCCGTTGTGATCGATATTCGTGTCGAGGAGACATCAGTTCAAGGATATGAAGATTTCGAAATAGTCTATTGA
- the tmk gene encoding dTMP kinase, with product MFISFEGIDGSGKGTQVSLFMDYLSKKGVDFVYVREPGSTPLGEQIRNILLFSQEITPKAELLMFLASRAQMVERVVKPALALEKLVIADRFIDSSVAYQGFARGLGVELVKKLNDFATGGLKPDLTFYIDVPVEVAMARKKHLDRIETEGEEFLMKVRQAYLNLVKEEPKRFVLIDGNADQLTVHRKIVEEFEKRRKG from the coding sequence ATGTTCATAAGCTTTGAAGGCATCGATGGGAGTGGCAAGGGTACTCAGGTTAGCTTGTTCATGGATTATCTCAGCAAAAAGGGAGTAGATTTCGTTTACGTGAGAGAACCTGGCAGTACTCCGCTTGGGGAACAGATCAGAAACATCTTGCTGTTTTCACAGGAGATCACTCCGAAGGCAGAGCTACTGATGTTTCTCGCAAGCCGGGCCCAGATGGTAGAAAGAGTTGTGAAACCTGCTCTCGCGCTCGAAAAACTGGTCATCGCCGATAGGTTCATTGATTCGAGCGTTGCATACCAAGGTTTTGCCAGGGGTCTGGGAGTCGAGTTGGTCAAGAAGTTGAACGATTTTGCAACGGGTGGTTTGAAACCGGATCTGACCTTTTACATAGACGTTCCTGTGGAGGTGGCCATGGCACGGAAAAAGCACCTGGACAGGATCGAGACCGAGGGTGAGGAATTTCTCATGAAGGTGAGACAAGCGTATCTGAACCTGGTGAAAGAGGAGCCGAAGAGGTTCGTCCTCATAGATGGCAACGCAGACCAGCTGACTGTGCACAGAAAGATCGTCGAAGAATTCGAAAAGAGGAGGAAAGGATGA
- a CDS encoding ABC transporter permease: MFFGMFMMELKRTLKNPYSLALVLAVPLIITVTAVVLFSSLGFLHTKIGILNLDTDPLSRFTVGIVMSMFKGGNISYVGEDYDQKLLNGELQAVVVIPKDFSKKLYAAEQTELIFIPSPVDLQLSTVIYRTFRSMFEDLNGSPFFDPKVIRYLFTSPGYPAPKLSAFEKESVLSFSSMLVPIVVFLSTACVLFSIAASSFQQDEQSRLTELFISMGVGKLSYALSKMAAYTTVGLLVSFSSLLIISLSGAISVTPMILTLLLLNALFHACVGLIVSSLSPNVQVSSMLSVGLTLVSFYFSGTVVPLSAMPSKLQLIARNYPLFLVSYVLRKQQLFLLNSANDIEKILLYVFVTFTTYLMLGSMKLRRR; this comes from the coding sequence GTGTTCTTTGGCATGTTCATGATGGAATTGAAGAGAACTCTGAAAAATCCTTACTCCTTGGCGCTGGTACTGGCTGTGCCATTGATCATAACCGTTACTGCCGTCGTGCTGTTTTCGAGCCTCGGGTTTCTGCACACTAAGATAGGCATACTCAACCTGGATACGGATCCTTTGTCCCGCTTCACGGTCGGCATAGTGATGTCGATGTTCAAGGGTGGTAACATCAGTTACGTGGGGGAAGATTACGATCAGAAATTGCTCAACGGTGAACTGCAAGCGGTGGTCGTGATCCCAAAAGATTTCTCCAAGAAGCTCTACGCCGCCGAGCAAACCGAACTGATCTTCATACCCAGCCCGGTGGACCTGCAGTTATCCACGGTCATCTACAGAACCTTCCGTTCCATGTTCGAAGATCTCAATGGAAGCCCTTTCTTCGATCCCAAAGTCATCAGATACCTGTTCACCTCTCCGGGGTATCCCGCACCGAAGCTCTCGGCGTTCGAAAAAGAGAGCGTTCTGAGCTTTAGCTCCATGCTCGTTCCGATAGTCGTCTTCCTCTCGACGGCGTGCGTCTTGTTCTCGATCGCCGCGAGTTCGTTCCAGCAGGACGAGCAATCGCGGTTGACAGAATTGTTCATTTCGATGGGTGTGGGCAAGCTGAGCTACGCACTGTCGAAAATGGCCGCTTACACGACGGTGGGTTTGCTCGTTTCGTTCTCATCTCTCCTGATAATTTCGCTTTCCGGCGCGATCTCTGTAACACCAATGATTTTGACCCTCCTGCTTTTGAATGCCCTGTTCCACGCGTGCGTTGGCTTGATCGTGTCCTCCCTGTCTCCAAATGTACAGGTTTCATCGATGCTGAGCGTGGGCCTGACACTCGTCAGCTTCTACTTCAGTGGCACCGTCGTGCCACTTTCAGCTATGCCGTCAAAGTTGCAGCTCATCGCGCGGAATTATCCTCTCTTCTTGGTGAGCTACGTTCTGAGAAAGCAACAGCTCTTTTTGCTCAATTCGGCAAACGATATAGAAAAGATCTTGCTGTATGTTTTCGTCACGTTCACCACATACCTAATGCTCGGTTCAATGAAGTTGAGGAGGAGATGA
- the yfcE gene encoding phosphodiesterase — protein sequence MRKVLIVSDTHGSFTSWQRLKSLVGQVDELYHLGDVLYHGPRNPIPEGYDPARLAEALRNENLFLVRGNCDADVDLLVLGISEAPKILTVSFGRISFVMSHGELFESDEQMLNVLEKHNAQVLFYGHTHVPRFEWLGSKLIVNPGSLSLPKSQSEPGFVLIHAEETVEITLISLSGKIVKEVSL from the coding sequence ATGAGGAAGGTCCTGATAGTGTCAGATACACACGGTTCTTTCACGAGCTGGCAGAGATTGAAATCCTTGGTGGGGCAGGTTGATGAGCTTTACCACCTTGGAGACGTGCTCTATCACGGCCCAAGAAATCCGATACCAGAAGGATACGATCCCGCAAGGCTCGCCGAGGCCTTGAGGAACGAGAATCTCTTTCTGGTTCGGGGAAACTGCGACGCAGACGTTGATCTGCTCGTGCTTGGAATATCGGAAGCACCAAAGATTCTGACTGTGAGTTTCGGTAGAATCAGTTTCGTGATGAGTCACGGCGAACTCTTTGAAAGCGACGAGCAGATGTTGAACGTCCTTGAAAAACACAACGCGCAAGTTCTCTTCTACGGTCATACACACGTTCCAAGGTTCGAATGGCTGGGTTCGAAGCTGATCGTAAATCCGGGCAGTCTCTCTTTACCAAAATCACAATCCGAACCAGGCTTCGTGCTGATCCACGCAGAAGAAACCGTTGAGATCACCCTGATCTCTCTGAGTGGAAAGATCGTTAAGGAGGTCTCACTGTGA
- the tsf gene encoding translation elongation factor Ts gives MEISAEMVKKLREMTGAGVMECKTALSEANGDFEKAVEILRKRGMAVAQKKASRATKEGIVTAYVHFNDKIGVLLELGCETDFVARLPEFKELAYNLAKQVAAMNPKYVSREDVPQEVIEKEKEIYLAQLKDSNKPQQVIEKIVQGKLEKFFEEVCLYDQKYIFDDTKTVKQIIDEAIAKIRENIRVTRFVRMQVGEE, from the coding sequence ATGGAAATCAGCGCAGAAATGGTGAAGAAATTGAGAGAAATGACCGGTGCAGGAGTGATGGAATGCAAGACCGCACTGAGCGAAGCGAACGGCGACTTTGAAAAGGCTGTTGAGATACTGAGGAAACGGGGCATGGCAGTCGCTCAGAAGAAGGCGTCCCGTGCCACGAAGGAAGGCATCGTCACCGCGTACGTTCACTTCAACGACAAGATAGGCGTTCTGCTCGAACTCGGTTGTGAGACTGACTTCGTGGCTCGCCTGCCGGAGTTCAAAGAACTCGCTTACAACCTTGCGAAACAGGTGGCCGCGATGAATCCAAAATACGTATCGAGAGAGGACGTTCCACAGGAGGTAATCGAGAAGGAAAAAGAAATATACCTGGCACAGCTGAAGGATTCCAACAAGCCGCAGCAGGTGATCGAGAAGATCGTCCAGGGAAAACTCGAAAAGTTTTTCGAAGAGGTTTGTCTGTACGACCAAAAGTACATATTCGATGACACGAAGACCGTTAAACAGATCATCGATGAAGCGATCGCGAAAATCAGGGAGAACATCAGAGTCACGAGGTTTGTAAGGATGCAGGTGGGTGAAGAGTAA
- the coaD gene encoding pantetheine-phosphate adenylyltransferase, producing MKAMYPGSFDPITYGHLDVIQRALKIFDELWVVVMVNPKKKPLLPLEKRLELIRELFENEPRVHVDNHDGLLVEYAKSRNIKIIVRGLRAVTDFQYELEMAIANKHLWSELETVFLMTDEKYSFLSSSLVREVASMGGDVSKWVPANVLKTLTEMYGKGVL from the coding sequence GTGAAGGCCATGTACCCCGGCTCGTTCGATCCGATCACTTACGGCCATCTGGACGTGATCCAGAGGGCACTGAAGATATTCGACGAACTGTGGGTCGTTGTCATGGTGAACCCTAAGAAAAAGCCGCTGTTGCCGTTGGAAAAGAGACTCGAGCTGATCAGGGAACTGTTCGAGAACGAGCCACGCGTTCATGTGGACAACCATGACGGGCTGCTCGTCGAATACGCCAAGAGCAGAAACATAAAGATCATCGTTCGTGGTTTGCGTGCAGTGACGGACTTCCAGTACGAGTTAGAAATGGCCATCGCGAACAAACATCTGTGGTCAGAACTGGAAACTGTGTTTCTGATGACCGATGAGAAATATTCTTTCCTCTCGTCCAGTCTGGTCAGAGAAGTGGCTTCCATGGGTGGAGACGTCAGCAAGTGGGTTCCTGCCAACGTACTGAAAACTCTCACGGAAATGTATGGTAAAGGTGTGCTATAA
- a CDS encoding metallophosphoesterase family protein — protein MASLTFVIGDVHGCLDCLTELLSKIPLTRDSRLIFLGDYVDRGPDSKGVVETLLKLSESYDCVFIRGNHEQMMLDYVLNGTNLDLWLMNGAGATLRSYSGVDKIPKDHVEFLKSTSIYYVQGNDVFVHAGVRPNVPLEEQSEFDMLWIRYEFIYSENPLPGYRIFFGHTPFQDVLILKDKVGLDTGCVYGNKLSAIALETMQIFQVSCGG, from the coding sequence GTGGCGTCATTGACGTTCGTGATAGGTGATGTGCACGGATGTCTGGACTGCCTCACGGAGCTACTCAGCAAGATACCTCTGACCAGGGATTCAAGACTCATCTTCCTGGGTGACTACGTGGACAGAGGACCGGACAGCAAAGGTGTCGTCGAGACACTGCTGAAGCTTTCTGAGAGTTACGACTGTGTTTTCATAAGAGGCAACCACGAGCAGATGATGCTCGACTATGTTCTTAATGGAACGAACCTCGATCTGTGGCTCATGAACGGCGCGGGCGCCACGCTCAGAAGTTACAGCGGTGTGGACAAGATCCCGAAGGATCACGTAGAGTTCCTGAAGTCAACCTCGATCTACTACGTTCAGGGGAACGACGTGTTCGTTCATGCGGGCGTTAGGCCAAACGTGCCGCTGGAAGAGCAGAGTGAATTCGACATGCTCTGGATAAGATACGAGTTCATATACAGTGAGAACCCCTTGCCTGGCTACAGGATCTTCTTCGGCCATACGCCTTTTCAGGATGTTTTGATCTTGAAGGACAAGGTGGGACTGGACACAGGATGCGTTTATGGAAACAAGCTCTCCGCGATAGCGCTGGAGACGATGCAAATCTTTCAAGTCTCGTGTGGAGGTTGA
- the lgt gene encoding prolipoprotein diacylglyceryl transferase — MKKVLPFLLLILLAIFVALVFRGKLILPQYLIRIGNFELRFYSLFILTGVLLSYSLARRQAKQENVDPEQVDELVFYSVVFGIVGARTLYVLSNWKFYSKNPAEIVKIWHGGLSIQGAVLAGIAVFLLYSFLKKNVTFKPLQALDLGAAYLPLGQAIGRWGNFFNYEAFGEPTNLPWKMYVPLRMRPFEYKQYDYFHPTFLYESLWDFFVFLLLTRYLKHHRKNFGEVFSLYLCFYSLGRICIERFRLDSMYVGSIRLAQFISALSILIGFTLYIVLRGGVIDVRDR, encoded by the coding sequence ATGAAAAAAGTTCTACCGTTCTTGCTGTTAATTTTGCTCGCCATCTTCGTTGCACTCGTTTTTCGGGGCAAATTGATCCTCCCACAGTATCTGATCAGGATCGGTAATTTTGAGCTTCGATTCTATTCGCTGTTCATCCTCACCGGCGTGCTCCTCTCTTACTCGCTGGCACGAAGACAAGCCAAGCAAGAGAATGTCGATCCCGAACAGGTGGATGAGCTCGTCTTCTACTCAGTCGTGTTCGGAATAGTCGGTGCGAGAACCCTGTACGTGCTTTCGAACTGGAAATTCTATTCAAAAAATCCCGCCGAGATTGTGAAAATCTGGCACGGTGGTCTTTCCATACAGGGAGCGGTGCTGGCAGGAATAGCGGTCTTTCTTCTGTATTCCTTCCTGAAGAAAAACGTCACCTTCAAGCCGTTACAGGCACTGGACCTTGGCGCTGCCTATTTACCGCTGGGACAGGCGATCGGAAGGTGGGGAAATTTCTTCAATTACGAAGCCTTTGGAGAGCCCACGAACCTTCCTTGGAAGATGTACGTTCCTCTCAGGATGAGACCGTTTGAATACAAACAGTACGATTACTTTCATCCCACGTTCCTGTACGAATCCCTGTGGGACTTCTTCGTGTTCCTTCTGCTGACACGGTATCTGAAACACCACAGAAAGAACTTCGGTGAGGTCTTTTCACTCTATCTGTGCTTTTATTCGCTGGGACGGATCTGCATCGAAAGGTTCAGATTGGACAGCATGTACGTCGGGTCGATCAGGCTGGCCCAGTTCATCAGTGCTCTGTCGATATTGATTGGGTTCACCCTGTACATCGTGCTGAGGGGTGGCGTCATTGACGTTCGTGATAGGTGA
- the pth gene encoding aminoacyl-tRNA hydrolase, with product MSVRYIIGLGNPGPRYASNRHNVGFMFLEKFVQKTGCSSNFVRESNYELAECGGCFLVKPLTYMNVSGQAVKSLMERYSLSADDIIVVYDDVDLPLGKMRIRQKGSAGGHNGLKSIIEALGTNEFVRLRIGIGPKPEGVDLAEFVLSDFSEEERSVLDKVLDVAVEAVKTILTDGVQKAMSLFNSVEVIV from the coding sequence ATGAGTGTGCGGTACATAATAGGTTTGGGCAACCCGGGACCACGTTATGCCTCAAACAGGCATAACGTGGGTTTTATGTTTCTGGAGAAATTCGTTCAAAAAACTGGTTGCAGTTCCAATTTCGTGCGTGAATCGAATTACGAACTGGCGGAATGCGGCGGCTGTTTCCTGGTGAAGCCCCTGACCTACATGAACGTCAGTGGGCAGGCCGTGAAGTCTTTGATGGAGAGATACAGCCTTTCGGCCGATGATATAATTGTTGTGTACGACGACGTTGATCTTCCACTCGGAAAGATGAGGATCAGGCAGAAGGGCAGTGCTGGCGGGCATAACGGTTTGAAATCCATAATCGAAGCACTGGGAACGAACGAGTTCGTGAGATTGCGGATCGGGATAGGCCCAAAACCAGAGGGCGTGGACCTTGCAGAATTCGTCCTGAGCGACTTCTCAGAGGAAGAACGATCGGTGTTGGACAAGGTGCTCGATGTCGCCGTGGAAGCCGTCAAAACGATCCTTACAGACGGTGTCCAAAAGGCTATGTCCCTGTTCAATTCGGTAGAGGTGATCGTGTGA
- a CDS encoding 50S ribosomal protein L25, which produces MLTAEIRTERGKRPVRRLRKQGMIPGIVYGPEMEPVAIKLKKQEVEKFVHAFSEAKPIALKIKTDTGEQEIEVFVKKVQIDKVTDEIVHIDFYRPAMGHTMRIEIPIRVVGKPIGVEKGGIMEIIHTELPVETLPNVLLEHIEIDVTKLDLGQSYHVRDLQLPKGMKVLLPAEEALVTIIVPKGLEVTEVAAAPAETEPEVIKKGKKAEETEEEKE; this is translated from the coding sequence ATGCTTACGGCTGAGATCAGAACGGAACGAGGTAAGAGGCCCGTAAGAAGGCTCAGAAAGCAGGGTATGATCCCTGGGATCGTCTACGGTCCAGAGATGGAACCTGTAGCCATCAAGCTCAAGAAACAGGAGGTTGAGAAATTCGTTCACGCGTTCTCTGAGGCCAAGCCGATCGCACTGAAGATCAAAACGGACACAGGAGAGCAGGAAATAGAAGTGTTCGTCAAGAAAGTTCAGATCGACAAAGTAACGGACGAAATCGTCCATATCGATTTCTACAGACCTGCCATGGGTCACACGATGAGGATCGAAATACCCATACGCGTGGTCGGAAAACCCATTGGAGTGGAAAAGGGAGGCATAATGGAAATAATACACACAGAACTACCCGTCGAAACCCTGCCGAACGTGTTGCTCGAACACATCGAAATAGATGTCACAAAGCTCGATCTGGGACAGTCATACCACGTACGCGATCTGCAGCTTCCAAAGGGAATGAAGGTGCTGCTCCCAGCTGAAGAAGCGCTGGTGACGATCATCGTCCCGAAAGGATTGGAAGTCACGGAAGTGGCTGCCGCTCCTGCTGAGACCGAACCTGAGGTCATAAAGAAAGGAAAGAAGGCAGAGGAAACTGAAGAAGAAAAAGAATGA